Proteins encoded together in one Gemmatimonadetes bacterium T265 window:
- the metH gene encoding methionine synthase, whose product MTTLADAPAAAHTRADRLALLEPALARRILVLDGAMGTMIQRHRLGEDDYRGIGGPAGDRFAAWASDLKGNNDLLSITRPDVIAGIHRAYLEAGADILETNTFNSTAISMADYGMSDLAYELNVAGARLARVVADAAESADPDRPRWVAGVLGPTSRTASISPDVNDPAFRNVTFEELAEAYTEATNGLLDGGADILLVETIFDTLNAKAALFAIEGVFAERGERVPVMISGTITDQSGRTLSGQTAEAFWYSLMHARPLSIGLNCALGAKDLRRHVQDLARVADCFVTAHPNAGLPNEMGGYDESPEAMAAVLREFAGAGIVNVVGGCCGTTPDHIRAIADAVRDLPPRARPDLPRRLRLSGLEPVVVGPETNFVNVGERTNVTGSRQFAKLILAGDYAAALAVARQQVENGAQILDVNMDEGMLDSHAAMTTFLRLLAAEPDISRVPVMIDSSKFSVIEAGLRCIQGKGVVNSISMKEGEAEFLRQAALVRRYGAAVVVMAFDEEGQADTVERKVAICTRAYRLLVDRAGFAPEDIIFDANIFAVATGIAEHDNYGVAFIEAVRRITAELPHASTSGGVSNVSFSFRGNEHVRGAIHAAFLYHAVRAGLTMGIVNAGALPGYDDIEPELRERVEDVLLNRRADSTERLLELAERYRGKKGQAGAGEDLAWRERPVADRLSHALVHGIDQYVVEDTEEARQQFARPIEVIEGPLMAGMNVVGDLFGAGKMFLPQVVKSARVMKRAVAHLIPYIEQEKLDRAAEPGAEAAKGAGKVLLATVKGDVHDIGKNIVGVVLQCNGFEVIDLGVMVPAATILERAKTEGVDVIGLSGLITPSLEEMAFVAGEMQRQGFTVPLLIGGATTSKVHTAVKIAPNYEGPVVHVLDASRAVGVASSLGSDTLRDAFVGDVRAEYDAVREARAGRRDAERLLPLEVARRNPVAIDWSAYTPPAPTFTGTRVVESWPLEDLVPRIDWTPFFQTWELAGHYPAILDDPVVGGAARSLFADAQAMLDRIVREKALTARVVVGFWPAAAVGDDVVLYDPARSERTGTVHFLRQQQDKRKPTGEHDGRPNSCLADYVAPVESGRPDHLGMFAVTAGVGLDALVAEFEARHDDYSSILAKALADRLAEALAERLHEKVRREWWGYAPDEALDNAALIREQYRGIRPAPGYPACPDHTEKGPLFERLDATARIGIALTESFAMTPTAAVSGYYLSHPQARYFGVGKVGRDQVEDYARRKGIEVAEAERWLASNLAYAR is encoded by the coding sequence GTGACGACCCTCGCCGACGCCCCGGCCGCCGCACACACTCGCGCCGACCGCCTTGCCCTGCTCGAGCCCGCGCTCGCGCGGCGCATTCTCGTGCTCGACGGGGCCATGGGCACGATGATCCAGCGCCACCGGCTCGGCGAGGACGACTACCGCGGCATCGGCGGCCCCGCGGGCGACCGCTTCGCCGCGTGGGCGAGCGACCTCAAGGGCAACAACGACCTCCTCTCGATCACCCGTCCCGACGTCATCGCCGGCATCCACCGCGCCTACCTCGAGGCCGGAGCCGACATCCTCGAGACGAACACCTTCAACTCGACCGCGATCTCGATGGCCGACTACGGCATGTCGGACCTCGCGTACGAGCTGAACGTGGCCGGCGCCCGCCTCGCCAGAGTCGTGGCCGACGCCGCCGAGTCGGCCGACCCCGACCGCCCGCGCTGGGTCGCCGGCGTGCTCGGCCCGACGAGCCGCACCGCGAGCATCAGCCCCGACGTCAACGACCCGGCGTTCCGCAACGTGACCTTCGAGGAACTCGCCGAGGCCTACACCGAGGCCACCAACGGCCTGCTCGACGGCGGCGCGGACATCCTGCTCGTCGAGACCATCTTCGACACGCTGAACGCCAAGGCCGCCCTCTTCGCGATCGAGGGCGTCTTCGCCGAGCGCGGCGAGCGCGTGCCGGTGATGATCTCGGGCACGATCACCGACCAGAGCGGCCGCACGCTGAGCGGGCAGACGGCCGAGGCGTTCTGGTACTCGCTCATGCACGCGCGCCCGCTCTCGATCGGCCTCAACTGCGCGTTAGGCGCGAAGGACCTGCGCCGCCACGTGCAGGACCTCGCGCGCGTCGCCGACTGCTTTGTCACCGCGCACCCCAACGCCGGCCTCCCCAACGAGATGGGCGGCTACGACGAGAGCCCCGAGGCGATGGCCGCCGTGCTGCGCGAGTTCGCCGGGGCCGGGATCGTCAACGTCGTCGGCGGCTGCTGCGGCACCACGCCCGACCACATCCGCGCGATCGCCGACGCCGTGCGGGACCTCCCCCCCCGCGCCCGCCCCGACCTCCCGCGCCGCCTCCGCCTCTCCGGCCTCGAGCCCGTCGTCGTCGGCCCCGAGACCAACTTCGTCAACGTCGGCGAGCGCACCAACGTCACCGGCTCGCGCCAGTTCGCCAAGCTGATCCTCGCCGGCGACTACGCGGCGGCCCTCGCCGTCGCGCGGCAGCAGGTCGAGAACGGCGCGCAGATCCTCGACGTCAACATGGACGAGGGCATGCTCGACTCGCATGCCGCGATGACGACGTTCCTCCGCCTGCTCGCCGCGGAGCCCGACATCTCGCGCGTGCCCGTGATGATCGACTCGTCCAAGTTCTCCGTGATCGAGGCCGGCCTGCGCTGCATTCAGGGCAAGGGCGTCGTCAACTCGATCTCGATGAAGGAGGGCGAGGCGGAGTTCCTCCGCCAGGCGGCGCTCGTCCGGCGCTACGGCGCGGCGGTCGTCGTCATGGCCTTCGACGAGGAAGGCCAGGCCGACACGGTCGAGCGCAAGGTCGCGATCTGCACGCGCGCCTACCGCCTCCTCGTCGACCGCGCCGGCTTCGCGCCCGAAGACATCATCTTCGACGCGAACATCTTCGCCGTCGCGACTGGCATCGCCGAGCACGACAACTACGGCGTCGCGTTCATCGAGGCCGTGCGGCGCATCACGGCCGAGCTGCCGCACGCCTCGACGAGCGGCGGCGTCAGCAACGTCTCGTTCTCCTTCCGCGGCAACGAGCACGTGCGCGGCGCCATCCACGCCGCGTTCCTCTACCACGCCGTGCGCGCGGGCCTGACGATGGGCATCGTCAACGCCGGCGCGCTCCCGGGCTACGACGACATCGAGCCCGAGCTGCGCGAGCGCGTCGAGGACGTGCTGCTCAACCGCCGCGCCGACTCGACCGAACGCCTGCTCGAACTCGCCGAGCGCTACCGCGGAAAGAAGGGCCAGGCGGGCGCGGGCGAGGACCTCGCCTGGCGCGAGCGCCCCGTCGCCGACCGCCTCTCGCACGCGCTCGTCCACGGCATCGACCAGTACGTGGTCGAGGACACCGAGGAGGCGCGCCAGCAGTTCGCGCGCCCCATCGAGGTCATCGAGGGCCCGCTCATGGCCGGCATGAACGTCGTCGGCGACCTGTTCGGGGCGGGGAAGATGTTCCTCCCGCAGGTCGTCAAGAGCGCGCGCGTGATGAAGCGCGCCGTCGCGCACCTCATCCCCTACATCGAGCAGGAGAAGCTCGACCGCGCGGCCGAGCCCGGCGCGGAGGCGGCCAAGGGCGCGGGCAAGGTGCTGCTCGCCACGGTCAAGGGCGACGTGCACGACATCGGCAAGAACATCGTCGGCGTCGTCCTCCAGTGTAACGGCTTCGAGGTCATCGACCTCGGCGTCATGGTCCCCGCCGCGACCATCCTCGAGCGCGCGAAGACCGAGGGTGTCGACGTCATCGGCCTCTCCGGCCTCATCACGCCCTCGCTCGAAGAGATGGCCTTCGTCGCCGGCGAGATGCAGCGTCAGGGCTTCACCGTCCCGCTCCTCATCGGCGGCGCGACGACGAGCAAGGTCCACACGGCCGTCAAGATCGCGCCCAACTACGAGGGCCCGGTCGTCCACGTGCTCGACGCCTCGCGCGCCGTCGGCGTCGCGAGCTCGTTAGGCAGCGACACCCTCCGCGACGCCTTCGTCGGCGACGTGCGCGCCGAGTACGACGCCGTGCGCGAGGCGCGCGCGGGCCGCCGCGACGCCGAGCGCCTGCTCCCGCTCGAGGTCGCCCGCCGCAACCCGGTCGCGATCGACTGGTCGGCCTACACGCCGCCCGCGCCCACCTTCACCGGCACCCGCGTCGTCGAGAGCTGGCCGCTGGAGGACCTCGTCCCGCGCATCGACTGGACGCCCTTCTTCCAGACCTGGGAGCTCGCCGGCCACTACCCCGCGATCCTCGACGACCCCGTCGTCGGCGGGGCCGCGCGCAGCCTCTTCGCCGACGCGCAGGCGATGCTCGACCGCATCGTCCGCGAGAAGGCCCTCACGGCCCGCGTGGTCGTCGGCTTCTGGCCCGCGGCCGCGGTCGGCGACGACGTCGTGCTCTACGACCCCGCGCGGAGCGAGCGCACCGGCACCGTCCACTTCCTCCGTCAGCAGCAGGACAAGCGCAAGCCGACCGGCGAACACGACGGCCGCCCTAACTCCTGCCTCGCCGACTACGTCGCCCCCGTCGAGAGCGGCCGCCCCGACCACCTCGGCATGTTCGCCGTCACGGCCGGCGTCGGCCTCGACGCGCTCGTCGCCGAGTTCGAGGCGCGGCACGACGACTACTCGTCGATCCTCGCCAAGGCGCTCGCCGACCGGCTCGCCGAGGCGCTGGCCGAACGGCTGCACGAGAAGGTCCGCCGCGAGTGGTGGGGCTATGCACCTGACGAGGCGCTCGACAACGCGGCGCTCATCCGCGAGCAGTACCGGGGCATCCGCCCGGCGCCGGGCTACCCCGCATGCCCCGACCACACCGAAAAGGGCCCGCTCTTCGAGCGCCTCGACGCCACCGCCCGCATCGGCATCGCGCTCACCGAGAGCTTCGCCATGACGCCCACGGCGGCGGTCAGCGGCTACTACCTCTCACACCCGCAGGCCCGCTACTTCGGCGTCGGCAAGGTCGGCCGCGACCAGGTCGAGGACTACGCGCGCCGGAAGGGCATCGAGGTCGCCGAGGCGGAACGG